AAATGTTTCAGTTGTAGATTTAACTTGTCGACTTGAAAAACCTGCAACATATGATGAAATCAAGGAAGCAGTAAAAAGAGCTTCTGAAAACGAACTAAAGGGAATTATGGGTTATACCGAGGATGAAGTAGTATCCACAGATTTTATACATGATCCGCGTACATGTATATTTGACGCAAAAGCAGGTATACCTTTAAATAACAATTTTGTGAAACTAATTGCCTGGTATGATAATGAATGGGGTTATTCAAACAAAGTTGTTGATTTAATACTTCATATGGCAAAGGTTGATTCAAAATAGTTAGGGTATAAAAAACATATAAAAGGTCCGGGACAAAAACGCCGGGCCTTTTTGGGTACTTTTTGGTTATGGGAGTGATATTATGGGAATGTTGAATAAGAAAACGATAGAGGATATTAATGTAAGAGGTAAAAGAGTTTTAGTAAGAGTAGATTTTAATGTACCTCAAGATGAAAAGGGTAATATTACTGATGACAAAAGAATAGTAGCAGCCCTTCCTACTATACGGTACCTTATAGATAATAAGGCAAAGGTTATACTTGTTTCACATCTCGGAAGGCCAAAGTCGGGCTTCGAAGAGAAATACAGCATGAAGCCAATAGCAGAGAGGCTGGGCAAGCTTCTTGGAATGAATATTATATTGGCAAAGGATGTAATAGGGGAAGATGCAAAGGCTAAGGCTCAAGCTCTTAAAGAAGGAGAAGTTATGCTGCTTGAAAACGTAAGATTTCATAAAGAAGAGGAAAAGAATGACCCTGCTTTCGCAAAAGAGCTTGCAAGTTTAGCCGAAATTTATGTAAATGATGCTTTTGGCACAGCACACAGGGCTCATGCTTCAACAGCAGGTGTCGCCAGCTATTTGCCTGCAGTTTGCGGATACCTTATTAAAAAAGAAATTGAAATTATGGGTAAAGCATTGGCAAATCCTGAACGTCCTTTTGTAGCGGTACTGGGCGGTGCAAAAGTTTCGGACAAAATTGGTGTTATAGAGAATCTCCTTGATAAAGTAGATGCGTTAATTATTGGCGGCGGTATGGCTTATACCTTCCTTAAGGCAAAAGGTTACAAGATAGGCAATTCTATTTGTGAGGATGACAAACTTGACCTTGCCAGAAGCATAATGGAAAAAGCTGAAAAGAAGGGTGTGGATATTTACCTTCCTGTGGGCAGTATTGTAGGTAAGGAATTTAAAAATGATACTGAACACAAATATGTGCCCTCGGATGATCTTCCTGATGGATGGATGGGCATGGATATAGGTTCACTAACTATCGAAAAGTTTTCAAGAATTATAAAGAAGGCAAAGACAATAATATGGAATGGACCTATGGGAGTTTTTGAATTCCCGAATTTTGCAACAGGAACGAGAGAAATTGCGAGAGCAATAGCTGAGTCTGGGGCTATTTCAATAGTAGGTGGTGGAGATTCAGCTGCAGCTGTTGAGCAATTCGGTTTTGCCGATAAGATGACCCATATATCTACAGGTGGAGGAGCTTCTCTTGAATTCTTAGAAGGGAAGATACTTCCAGGTATAGCAGTCTTGTTGGATAAAAACCCAAGGAAGAAAATTATTGCTGGAAACTGGAAAATGAATAAAACTCCAAGTGAAGCTGTTTCTTTTGTCAGCGAACTTAAGGCAAAGGTATCTATGGTTGATGATGAAGTAGTGGTATGTGTTCCCTTTGCATGCATTCCTGCTGTTAAACAAGCAGTTGAAGGTTCCAATATAAAAGTTGGAGCACAAAACATGCATTGGGAAGATAAAGGCGCATTTACAGGTGAAGTGTCGGGACCAATGCTTTCAGAATTGGGAGTGGATTATGTTATCATCGGCCATTCCGAGAGGAGACAATATTTTGCTGAAACTGACGAAACAGTTAACAAGAAAGTCCATGCTGCATTTAAATATGGATTAAAACCGATAATTTGCGTAGGTGAGTCTTTAACCCAAAGAGAGCAGGGAGTTACTGAAGATTTGGTCAGGTACCAGGTAAAAATAGCACTGTTGGGGTTAACAGCAAACCAGGTAAAAAATGTTGTTATAGCATATGAACCTGTATGGGCTATAGGTACAGGTAAAACAGCAACAAGCGAACAGGCAAATGAAGTGTGTACAACTATAAGGGATACAATAAAAAAACTATATGGTGAAGATGTAGCTGAAGTTGTAAGGATACAGTATGGTGGTAGTATAACCCCGGAAAATGCAACTGAACTTTTCAATATGCCTGATATAGATGGAGGACTTGTAGGTGGGGCAAGTTTAAAACTAGATGCTTTTGAAAAAATTGTTAAATATAATGGTTGATTTTAAGTCCAACAATGCGCATATTGATAAATTTGGTATGGCTCGCACCATACCAAATTTAATTTTAGTCCAGGCGTTGTTAAGTATGTTAAGTAAGTAAGTAAGTAAGTATTTTAAAAGACAAGCTAATTGTTTTCAGGGGAGTGATTATAGGTTAATGAAAGACAGATTAATAGCACTGATTATACTGGACGGATTTGGAATTAATCCTAAAGAAGAAGGCAATGCAATAAAGGCAGCATACAAGCCTAATCTCGACAGGTATTTTAATCAGTATCCTAGTACTATCATTAAATGCAGCGGTATGGATGTGGGATTGCCTCACGGACAGATGGGCAATTCAGAGGTAGGGCATACCAATATAGGAGCAGGGAGAATAGTTTATCAGGAGCTAACCCGGATAACAAAGTCTATAGAAGACGGGGATTTTTTTAGAAAAAAAGAGTTTTTGGATGCTGTAGAGAACTGTAAAAAACATAATTCAAAACTTCACTTATTCGGGCTTCTTTCCGATGGAGGGGTACATAGCCATAATACCCATCTATATGCTCTTGCAGAGCTGGCAAAAAGGAATGGGTTAAAGAATGTA
The Bacillota bacterium genome window above contains:
- a CDS encoding triose-phosphate isomerase; protein product: MNKKTIEDINVRGKRVLVRVDFNVPQDEKGNITDDKRIVAALPTIRYLIDNKAKVILVSHLGRPKSGFEEKYSMKPIAERLGKLLGMNIILAKDVIGEDAKAKAQALKEGEVMLLENVRFHKEEEKNDPAFAKELASLAEIYVNDAFGTAHRAHASTAGVASYLPAVCGYLIKKEIEIMGKALANPERPFVAVLGGAKVSDKIGVIENLLDKVDALIIGGGMAYTFLKAKGYKIGNSICEDDKLDLARSIMEKAEKKGVDIYLPVGSIVGKEFKNDTEHKYVPSDDLPDGWMGMDIGSLTIEKFSRIIKKAKTIIWNGPMGVFEFPNFATGTREIARAIAESGAISIVGGGDSAAAVEQFGFADKMTHISTGGGASLEFLEGKILPGIAVLLDKNPRKKIIAGNWKMNKTPSEAVSFVSELKAKVSMVDDEVVVCVPFACIPAVKQAVEGSNIKVGAQNMHWEDKGAFTGEVSGPMLSELGVDYVIIGHSERRQYFAETDETVNKKVHAAFKYGLKPIICVGESLTQREQGVTEDLVRYQVKIALLGLTANQVKNVVIAYEPVWAIGTGKTATSEQANEVCTTIRDTIKKLYGEDVAEVVRIQYGGSITPENATELFNMPDIDGGLVGGASLKLDAFEKIVKYNG